In Candidatus Kapaibacterium sp., the following are encoded in one genomic region:
- a CDS encoding acetate kinase: protein MNILVLNCGSSSLKFQIIETDLELIEKHADVCLVKGLVERIGSQSLISIKVEGKQAFKQAAPLRDHKQAINYVINWIISDESQIPGINSINDIHAVGHRTVHGGEAFHHSVRIDNDVIKSLEDNIDLAPLHNPANIKGIKAAKDVFGPGTPQVAIFDTSFHQTMPETSYLYAIPYQYYRRYKIRKYGFHGTSHRYVSYRYRKIEGLTKDETNIITLHLGNGASCCAIKNGKSLDTSMGFTPLEGLMMGTRCGDVDPSVIEFIAHKEQSTLDEIFNMLNKRSGLLGISGLTHDMRDLLEEEEEHQDRRATLAVKMFSQRIKKYIGAYLAQMNGADAICFTGGIGENAAEVRARACEDLEWFGIKLDEKLNKQMIRGKEGIISTADSRIKVYVLPTNEELVIARDTVRVVLNAKLP, encoded by the coding sequence ATGAATATATTAGTCTTAAACTGCGGAAGTTCATCTCTCAAATTTCAAATCATTGAGACAGACTTAGAGTTAATCGAAAAGCATGCAGATGTATGTTTAGTCAAAGGTTTAGTCGAAAGAATCGGCTCACAATCACTGATTTCCATCAAAGTAGAAGGAAAACAAGCGTTCAAGCAAGCCGCTCCACTTCGCGACCACAAGCAAGCAATCAATTATGTCATCAACTGGATTATTTCCGACGAATCACAAATTCCGGGCATTAATTCCATCAACGACATTCATGCTGTCGGACATAGAACAGTTCACGGTGGTGAAGCTTTTCACCATTCTGTACGTATAGATAACGATGTAATCAAAAGCCTCGAAGATAACATAGACTTGGCTCCGCTGCATAATCCGGCAAATATCAAAGGTATCAAGGCAGCAAAAGATGTCTTTGGACCGGGAACGCCACAAGTCGCTATTTTCGACACATCGTTCCACCAAACGATGCCGGAAACTAGCTATTTGTACGCCATTCCGTATCAATATTATAGAAGATATAAAATTAGAAAATACGGTTTCCATGGAACATCACACAGATATGTATCCTACAGATACAGAAAAATTGAAGGGCTCACAAAGGATGAAACCAACATCATTACTTTGCATCTCGGCAATGGTGCTTCATGTTGTGCGATTAAAAATGGCAAATCGCTCGATACATCAATGGGTTTCACTCCACTCGAAGGGCTTATGATGGGAACTCGTTGCGGCGACGTTGACCCTTCTGTTATCGAATTTATCGCTCACAAAGAGCAATCTACTTTAGATGAAATTTTCAACATGTTGAATAAACGCTCCGGTTTATTGGGAATTTCGGGCTTAACACACGATATGCGTGATTTGCTCGAGGAAGAAGAAGAACACCAAGACAGACGTGCTACACTTGCTGTCAAAATGTTCAGCCAAAGAATCAAGAAATATATTGGTGCATATTTGGCTCAGATGAATGGCGCCGATGCGATTTGTTTCACAGGCGGTATCGGTGAAAATGCTGCCGAAGTGCGAGCAAGAGCATGTGAAGATTTGGAATGGTTCGGAATAAAATTAGACGAAAAATTGAATAAGCAAATGATTCGTGGAAAAGAAGGTATTATCAGCACTGCCGATAGTCGTATCAAAGTTTATGTTTTGCCTACGAATGAGGAATTAGTTATTGCTCGCGATACAGTCAGAGTTGTTTTAAATGCAAAATTACCATAA